Proteins from a genomic interval of Microbacterium abyssi:
- a CDS encoding NAD(P)H-quinone dehydrogenase encodes MEPMSSTPFERTQHVAVLGGGPGGYEAALAAAQLGAEVTLVERVGVGGSAVLTDVVPSKSLIATADAAVAIAEASDLGVQFYAKGAAGKPLKPEVAINLAAVNKRLLALAGQQSEDMRSTLLESGVRILSGHGRLEGPNAIIVSTGPGGTDFDRVEADTIVVSVGASPRELDSAKPDGERILTWTQLYDMKALPEHLIVVGSGVTGAEFASAYMNLGAKVTLISSREQVLPGEDQDAARVLEKVFKRGGMTVLSKSRANTVERTESGVLVTLSDGRTVEGSHCLMAVGSIPNTADIGLEDAGVELTESGHVRVNKVARTSVPNIYAVGDCTNFFPLASVASMQGRTAVFHALGDIVIPLEKVKITSNIFTAPEIATVGWGENDLEEMDGLVYKLPLAANPRAKMMGIKDGFVKIIARKGSGTVIGGVIVAPKASELIYPIAVAVERRLTVDQVSRVFAAYPSLSSSITDASRAMHLVNIS; translated from the coding sequence ATGGAACCCATGTCTTCGACTCCCTTTGAGCGCACTCAGCACGTCGCCGTCCTCGGCGGCGGTCCCGGCGGCTACGAGGCGGCGCTCGCCGCCGCTCAGCTCGGCGCCGAGGTGACACTCGTCGAGCGGGTCGGGGTGGGCGGATCGGCCGTATTGACCGACGTCGTGCCCTCGAAGAGCCTCATCGCCACCGCGGACGCCGCCGTCGCCATCGCGGAGGCCAGCGATCTCGGGGTGCAGTTCTATGCCAAGGGCGCAGCGGGCAAGCCGCTCAAGCCCGAGGTCGCGATCAACCTCGCCGCTGTCAACAAGCGTCTGCTGGCGCTCGCCGGCCAGCAGTCGGAGGACATGCGCTCGACGCTGCTGGAGTCCGGCGTCCGCATCCTCTCCGGGCACGGCCGCCTCGAGGGGCCCAACGCGATCATCGTCTCGACCGGCCCCGGCGGCACGGACTTCGATCGTGTGGAGGCCGACACCATCGTGGTCTCGGTCGGCGCATCGCCGCGCGAGCTCGACAGCGCCAAGCCGGACGGCGAGCGCATCCTCACCTGGACGCAGCTGTACGACATGAAGGCGCTGCCGGAGCACCTCATCGTGGTCGGCTCCGGCGTCACGGGCGCCGAGTTCGCCTCGGCGTACATGAACCTCGGCGCCAAGGTCACCCTGATCTCCAGCCGTGAACAGGTGCTTCCAGGGGAGGATCAGGATGCCGCGCGCGTGCTCGAGAAGGTCTTCAAGCGCGGCGGGATGACGGTGCTCTCGAAATCCCGTGCGAACACGGTCGAGCGCACCGAGAGCGGCGTGCTGGTCACGCTCTCCGACGGCCGCACCGTCGAGGGCAGCCACTGCCTGATGGCCGTAGGGTCCATCCCGAACACCGCCGACATCGGCCTGGAGGATGCCGGGGTCGAGCTGACCGAGTCCGGCCATGTGCGGGTCAACAAGGTCGCCCGCACATCGGTTCCGAACATCTACGCCGTCGGCGACTGCACGAACTTCTTCCCGCTGGCATCCGTCGCCTCGATGCAGGGCCGCACGGCGGTGTTCCACGCGCTCGGCGACATCGTCATCCCGCTGGAGAAGGTGAAGATCACCTCGAACATCTTCACCGCACCTGAGATCGCCACCGTCGGCTGGGGCGAGAACGATCTCGAGGAGATGGACGGCCTCGTCTACAAGCTGCCACTGGCTGCGAACCCGCGCGCGAAGATGATGGGCATCAAGGACGGTTTCGTGAAGATCATCGCGCGGAAGGGCTCGGGGACCGTGATCGGCGGTGTGATCGTCGCACCGAAGGCGTCGGAGCTGATCTATCCGATCGCGGTCGCAGTGGAGCGTCGCCTGACCGTCGATCAGGTCTCACGCGTGTTCGCCGCGTACCCGTCGCTGTCCTCGAGCATCACGGATGCCTCTCGCGCGATGCATCTCGTGAACATCTCGTAG
- a CDS encoding SHOCT domain-containing protein, whose protein sequence is MSFWESLWSIFWWMFWAYIFIAYLMALFTVLIDIIRDPKLKGWAKAIWILFLVFVPFLTVLVYLIARGGKMGDRAAKTYQEERAASEAYIRDVAGSAPDPAQQIEKASQLLASGAITDAEFAQLKAKALA, encoded by the coding sequence ATGTCATTCTGGGAATCTCTCTGGTCCATCTTCTGGTGGATGTTCTGGGCATACATCTTCATCGCCTACCTCATGGCACTGTTCACCGTGCTGATCGATATCATCCGCGACCCCAAGCTGAAGGGCTGGGCGAAGGCGATCTGGATCCTGTTCCTGGTCTTCGTGCCGTTCCTCACCGTGCTCGTCTACCTGATCGCCCGCGGCGGCAAGATGGGTGATCGAGCGGCGAAGACGTACCAGGAGGAGCGCGCGGCGTCGGAGGCGTACATCCGCGACGTCGCAGGCAGCGCCCCCGATCCTGCCCAGCAGATCGAGAAGGCCTCCCAGCTGCTCGCCTCCGGTGCCATCACCGATGCGGAGTTCGCCCAGCTCAAGGCGAAGGCACTGGCCTAG
- a CDS encoding DUF6325 family protein: MKPFTLGPVELTIVALESERPSPGFLASLAAQVDAGTVRLVDFVIIEKSPDDQVTISEVDRAEFALAGLDLWARGLAGYEDLSLLADRMLPGTSAAVIAFEPLWSRALDQQFAESGAVVIGTERIPAVVANAILELSSEQ, translated from the coding sequence ATGAAGCCCTTCACCCTCGGCCCCGTCGAGCTGACCATCGTCGCCCTGGAATCCGAGCGTCCTTCGCCCGGATTCCTGGCGTCGCTGGCAGCGCAGGTGGACGCCGGCACTGTTCGACTCGTCGACTTCGTCATCATCGAGAAGTCGCCGGACGATCAGGTGACCATCAGCGAGGTCGATCGCGCGGAGTTCGCTCTCGCCGGGCTCGACCTCTGGGCGCGCGGCCTCGCTGGATATGAGGATCTCAGCCTTCTCGCCGACCGGATGCTGCCGGGCACTTCGGCCGCTGTCATCGCCTTCGAGCCCCTCTGGTCCCGTGCGCTGGACCAGCAGTTCGCGGAGTCGGGGGCCGTCGTGATCGGAACCGAGCGGATTCCCGCGGTGGTCGCGAACGCGATCCTCGAGCTCTCCTCGGAACAGTGA
- a CDS encoding LuxR C-terminal-related transcriptional regulator, with translation MSLPSSPSRASRWARFQPPQRPAGHVDRPRVQTLLDETTARERVTVVTAPSGYGKTSAVSAWATANPGQVAWLTLSAFDADPRRLSTGIVQALQSLARSGDTEFDEILTVDAGSDDTGNALDTLADALDGAERPVYLVIDDAHRAQAALTDGLLGALIDMGPEPLRIIVVGTSYVELALARWALTHPLSSIRADQLAFDLDEIAGMLTGVRTDVTPEMIFEDTRGWPIAIQVVQLTGVPPLSRDGHDEELMRDYIREHVLGGLPTELARFVLRTSICPDLTVELAVVLAGREDVEALLHSCVTMGLFLDRFDTDHGPVYRWHSKFARHCNEILELAQPGKREQLHRAAARFFEPTDPLTAVLHWIDAGDFDAALCTIHAHWVGILVGAESAMLERVCMTLPEPHAQDPTVLLVRACARDIAGATDVARLLLASAVSRAAEIGDDPVFDLSLPRAQLFLLDDRAEVTRASTIVQSQMQTPDGGSVQDHAALLYLLGWAEMRHRNEPERTVQLLSAAAQEAHAIGDEVLKRRALSHLAFVLAWTGNLTQAEQVLADLGERVDDDGPWHPYAGGGASTAVGLIGYLSDDLPRATQALSQVLRGGSGRRTFAGVARMILAWTAAASKDPGARRRAGIELQEIPPQESQGVSWVAFRHASLAALAESAGQRDRALAIAARYVESDNLPLVSVILAGIIRRSGDPLTALKMLRRLVRYQSISYIQVATLITGAMVQRRRDNVELMHSLCEQALEIAEKENVRRPFCDGDLEMRQLLTEHLAWGTQYEDFVAACLRPHEANSPLELLSEREKTVFDQLRTTRTMAEIAQTLAVSINTVKTHQRAIYRKLGVASRREALRLLS, from the coding sequence ATGTCGCTGCCCAGCTCCCCGTCACGCGCGTCGAGGTGGGCCCGATTCCAGCCGCCGCAGCGCCCCGCAGGACACGTCGATCGGCCGAGGGTGCAGACGCTGCTCGACGAGACGACGGCCCGTGAGCGCGTGACCGTGGTGACGGCGCCGAGCGGATACGGGAAGACCTCGGCGGTCAGCGCGTGGGCGACCGCGAACCCCGGCCAGGTGGCCTGGCTGACCCTCAGCGCGTTCGACGCCGATCCGCGCCGGCTCAGCACGGGGATCGTGCAGGCGCTGCAGTCGCTGGCGCGCTCCGGCGACACCGAGTTCGATGAGATCCTCACTGTCGATGCTGGGTCGGACGACACGGGCAACGCACTGGACACGCTCGCCGATGCCCTGGACGGCGCGGAGCGCCCGGTCTATCTGGTCATCGACGATGCGCACCGCGCGCAGGCCGCCCTCACCGACGGTCTGCTCGGCGCCCTGATCGACATGGGCCCTGAACCGCTGCGCATCATCGTCGTCGGCACGAGCTATGTCGAGCTCGCGCTGGCGCGCTGGGCGCTCACGCATCCGCTGTCGTCCATCCGTGCCGATCAGCTGGCGTTCGACCTGGACGAGATCGCCGGAATGCTCACGGGCGTCCGCACCGACGTCACACCGGAGATGATCTTCGAGGACACACGCGGCTGGCCCATCGCCATCCAGGTCGTCCAGCTCACCGGAGTGCCCCCGCTGTCCCGTGACGGTCACGATGAAGAGCTCATGCGCGACTACATCCGCGAGCACGTCCTCGGCGGGCTGCCGACGGAGCTCGCCCGCTTCGTGCTGCGCACCTCGATCTGCCCCGACCTCACGGTCGAGCTCGCCGTCGTGCTCGCCGGTCGCGAAGACGTCGAAGCGCTGCTGCACTCGTGCGTCACGATGGGCCTCTTCCTCGACAGGTTCGACACCGATCACGGGCCCGTCTATCGATGGCACTCGAAATTCGCACGCCACTGCAACGAGATCCTCGAGCTGGCCCAGCCGGGCAAGCGCGAACAGCTGCATCGCGCGGCAGCACGTTTCTTCGAGCCCACCGATCCGCTCACGGCCGTGCTCCACTGGATCGATGCCGGCGATTTCGACGCGGCGTTGTGCACCATCCATGCGCACTGGGTGGGGATTCTGGTGGGCGCGGAGTCGGCGATGCTCGAGCGGGTGTGCATGACGCTTCCCGAACCCCACGCGCAGGATCCGACGGTGCTGCTGGTGCGTGCCTGCGCACGGGACATCGCCGGCGCGACGGACGTCGCCAGGCTGCTGCTCGCCAGCGCCGTCTCACGCGCCGCCGAGATCGGCGATGACCCGGTGTTCGATCTCAGCCTGCCGCGCGCGCAGCTGTTCCTCCTCGACGATCGCGCCGAGGTGACCAGGGCGAGCACGATCGTGCAGTCGCAGATGCAGACGCCCGACGGCGGGAGCGTCCAGGATCACGCCGCCCTGCTCTATCTGCTCGGCTGGGCGGAGATGCGGCATCGCAACGAGCCCGAGCGCACCGTCCAGCTCCTCTCGGCGGCGGCGCAGGAGGCGCATGCCATCGGGGACGAGGTGCTCAAGCGCCGGGCGCTCAGTCACCTCGCCTTCGTCCTCGCGTGGACGGGGAATCTGACGCAGGCCGAACAGGTCCTCGCGGACCTCGGCGAGCGCGTCGATGACGACGGACCATGGCATCCTTATGCCGGTGGCGGCGCGTCGACGGCGGTCGGCCTGATCGGCTACCTCTCCGATGATCTCCCGCGCGCTACCCAGGCGCTCTCGCAGGTGCTCCGAGGGGGAAGCGGAAGGCGCACCTTCGCCGGCGTCGCGCGCATGATCCTCGCGTGGACCGCCGCGGCCTCGAAGGATCCGGGGGCGCGACGTCGCGCGGGGATCGAATTGCAGGAGATCCCACCGCAGGAGTCGCAGGGCGTGTCATGGGTCGCGTTCCGGCATGCCTCACTGGCTGCGCTCGCTGAGTCGGCAGGACAGCGCGATCGAGCCTTGGCGATCGCCGCACGGTACGTCGAGTCGGACAATCTGCCGCTGGTGAGCGTCATCCTCGCAGGGATCATCCGGCGCTCGGGCGACCCTCTGACGGCCCTGAAGATGCTGCGTCGCCTGGTCCGTTATCAGAGCATCTCGTACATCCAGGTGGCGACGCTGATCACCGGGGCGATGGTGCAGCGCCGCCGTGACAACGTCGAGCTCATGCACAGCCTCTGCGAGCAGGCGCTGGAGATCGCGGAGAAGGAGAACGTGCGTCGTCCGTTCTGCGACGGCGACCTGGAGATGCGGCAGCTGCTCACGGAGCACCTCGCGTGGGGCACCCAGTACGAGGATTTCGTCGCGGCATGTCTGCGTCCGCACGAGGCGAACTCACCTCTCGAACTGCTGTCCGAACGGGAGAAGACGGTCTTCGATCAGCTGCGGACGACCAGGACGATGGCCGAGATAGCACAGACCCTGGCGGTCTCGATCAACACGGTCAAGACGCATCAGCGCGCGATCTACCGCAAGCTGGGCGTCGCCTCTCGCCGCGAGGCGCTGCGCCTGCTCAGTTGA
- a CDS encoding mechanosensitive ion channel family protein, translating to MELSDWIPESLTWWDIGLAAAAVIVGWVLSRFAKRGVRALAHRTPGITDPVATLAGRLTQYTIVLLGVGVALAFLGANIQPLIAIVVVVAVVLALVLRGIADNFAAGVLLQTRKPIVVGDEIQVDGPDGPVTGTVIELNGRAVVLATADGRLVHVPNGTVLREPIINDSTHGARRSEVEVRVRRSGVAVDMILEQLLDAVGSADGVHQREHPRALVTTLSADRVSARLQFWHHPLHGVTVTDAVVRAVGSLIDASAWTGTVTSEPASPPLTPPDEV from the coding sequence ATGGAGCTGAGCGACTGGATCCCCGAGAGCCTGACGTGGTGGGACATCGGGCTCGCCGCCGCGGCCGTGATCGTCGGCTGGGTGCTGTCGCGGTTCGCGAAGCGGGGAGTGCGGGCGCTCGCGCATCGCACGCCAGGGATCACCGACCCGGTGGCGACACTCGCCGGTCGCCTGACGCAGTACACGATCGTCCTGCTGGGAGTGGGCGTCGCGCTCGCGTTCCTCGGCGCGAACATCCAGCCGCTGATCGCCATCGTCGTCGTGGTGGCGGTGGTCCTCGCGCTGGTGCTGCGCGGCATCGCCGACAACTTCGCCGCCGGTGTGCTGCTGCAGACCCGTAAGCCGATCGTGGTGGGGGACGAGATCCAGGTCGACGGACCGGACGGACCAGTCACCGGAACGGTGATCGAACTCAACGGACGCGCCGTGGTGCTGGCGACGGCGGATGGGCGGCTGGTCCACGTCCCGAACGGGACCGTGCTGCGAGAGCCCATCATCAACGACTCCACGCACGGTGCGCGGCGCAGCGAAGTCGAGGTACGCGTACGGCGCTCCGGGGTCGCCGTCGACATGATCCTCGAGCAGCTGCTCGACGCGGTCGGCTCCGCTGACGGCGTGCACCAACGTGAGCATCCGCGGGCGCTCGTGACGACGCTCTCGGCGGACAGGGTGAGCGCCCGCCTACAGTTCTGGCATCACCCGCTGCACGGCGTGACGGTCACGGATGCCGTGGTGCGAGCGGTCGGATCGCTCATCGACGCGAGCGCCTGGACCGGCACCGTCACCAGTGAGCCGGCCTCGCCTCCGCTCACGCCGCCGGACGAGGTGTGA
- a CDS encoding SulP family inorganic anion transporter yields the protein MRIPLRRWFSRNTLGKDLAAGAVLGVESVPDGLAAGLLAGVNPLAGLYAYLFGMVGAAFFTSSSFMAVQATGAMALVVADADLDSRADPERALYTLAMLSGAAMIVAGLLKAGRLVRFVPTAVMTGFVTAVGVNIVLGQLSNFTGYQAEGDNRILRTVDTLVHVLQWNLPAVIVGSISILIIVCLQPTRFGSLGLVVAVIVGSVCGLMLALWMGAPVAQLRDVVDVPRGLPPPVLPQIDDVLYLIVPACSLAFVGIVQGAGVSASIPTPAGRPRADPSRDIVGQGIGNVVSGLFRGMPVGGSMSASALLVAAGAKTRLALFVAGAVMALVVLVASDLVAYVAMPALAGLLIVVGISAIRPGRVYSVIRTGPLQSAVMAVTFALTLLIPLQFAVLAGVGLGIILFVAQASNRVRVREVRISDDGRMRETDPRPVIPPSEVVILQPYGSLFFASAPTVERQLPAVGQSSRHSVVIIRLRGTDQIGLAHMDVLERYARLLADSDSVLKLVVSEKRLMQQFTAVGLTEISADDIYRGDEWIGRALRRAYADARAWVDEQS from the coding sequence ATGCGGATCCCCCTCCGGCGCTGGTTCTCACGCAACACCCTCGGCAAAGACCTCGCCGCGGGCGCCGTGCTCGGCGTGGAGAGCGTGCCGGATGGCCTAGCCGCCGGGCTCCTCGCCGGAGTGAACCCGCTGGCGGGGCTGTACGCCTACCTGTTCGGGATGGTCGGTGCCGCGTTCTTCACCTCGAGCTCGTTCATGGCCGTGCAGGCGACGGGCGCGATGGCGCTGGTCGTCGCGGATGCCGATCTGGACAGCCGAGCGGATCCGGAGCGCGCCCTGTACACGCTCGCAATGCTGTCAGGCGCGGCGATGATCGTCGCGGGGCTGCTCAAGGCCGGCCGGCTCGTGCGATTCGTGCCGACCGCGGTGATGACGGGTTTCGTCACCGCGGTCGGCGTGAACATCGTGCTCGGTCAGCTGTCGAACTTCACCGGGTACCAGGCGGAGGGCGACAATCGCATCCTGCGGACCGTCGACACCCTCGTGCACGTCCTGCAGTGGAACCTGCCCGCCGTCATCGTGGGTTCGATCAGCATCCTGATCATCGTGTGCCTGCAGCCGACCCGCTTCGGCAGCCTCGGCCTCGTCGTCGCCGTCATCGTGGGCTCGGTGTGCGGCCTGATGCTGGCGCTCTGGATGGGGGCGCCGGTGGCCCAGCTGCGCGACGTCGTGGATGTCCCCCGCGGCCTGCCGCCCCCGGTGCTGCCGCAGATCGACGATGTGCTGTATCTGATCGTGCCGGCGTGTTCGCTGGCCTTCGTCGGGATCGTCCAGGGTGCCGGGGTCTCCGCCAGCATCCCGACCCCGGCCGGCCGGCCGCGCGCCGATCCGTCACGCGACATCGTCGGGCAGGGCATCGGGAACGTCGTGTCCGGACTGTTCCGCGGCATGCCGGTCGGAGGATCGATGTCCGCGTCCGCGCTGCTCGTCGCCGCCGGCGCGAAGACGCGGCTCGCCCTGTTCGTCGCCGGCGCCGTGATGGCGCTGGTCGTGTTGGTCGCATCCGATCTGGTCGCCTACGTGGCGATGCCCGCGCTCGCCGGGCTCCTCATCGTCGTCGGCATCAGCGCGATCAGACCCGGCCGGGTGTACTCCGTGATCCGGACTGGGCCCCTGCAATCCGCTGTCATGGCAGTGACCTTCGCGCTGACGCTGCTGATCCCCCTGCAGTTTGCCGTGCTCGCCGGCGTCGGCCTCGGCATCATCCTCTTCGTCGCTCAGGCGTCCAACCGGGTGAGGGTGCGCGAGGTGCGGATCTCGGACGACGGGCGGATGCGCGAGACCGATCCGCGTCCGGTCATCCCTCCCTCCGAGGTGGTCATCCTGCAGCCCTACGGGAGCCTGTTCTTCGCCAGCGCCCCGACGGTCGAGCGCCAGCTGCCCGCGGTCGGCCAGAGCTCGCGGCACTCCGTGGTCATCATCCGCCTGCGCGGCACCGATCAGATCGGACTCGCCCACATGGACGTCCTGGAGCGGTACGCCCGACTGCTCGCGGACTCGGACTCCGTGCTCAAGCTGGTGGTCAGTGAGAAGCGGCTCATGCAGCAGTTCACGGCCGTCGGCCTGACCGAGATCAGCGCGGACGACATCTATCGCGGTGACGAGTGGATCGGGCGGGCTCTGCGGCGCGCGTACGCCGATGCGCGCGCGTGGGTCGACGAGCAGAGCTGA